In the genome of Sphingopyxis sp. YF1, the window TTCTTGGCTTCCTTATCGACCGCCTCAAGGTCCAGCAGCGCGAAGCCGGGGTCCGGCACGACCTGATCGACGCGGTTTTTGCGCTCGGCGGCGAGGATGATCTCGTTCGGCTGCTCGCGCGCGTGAAGGCGCTGCAGGCGTTCATGGCGACCGAGGACGGCACCAATTTGCTCGCGGGCTACAAGCGCGCGGCGAATATCCTGAAGCAGGCGGGCAAAGATACCGTCATCCCAGCGAAAGCTGGGATCGCTGGCGATGGTGCGCCAACGATAGCGGCCCCAGCTTTCGCTGGGGCGACGGAGATGGACAAGGCGCTGCTCGCCGCCCTCGACGCTGCCGAACCCGCTGCCGCCGTGGCGGTCGCAGACGAACGTTTCACCGACGCGATGGCCGCGCTGGCGTCGCTCCGCGCGCCGATCGATGCCTTTTTCGAAGGCGTGATGGTCAACGATCCCGACGAAGCGGTCCGCGCCTATCGCCTCGGCCTGCTGGCGCGCTTTACCGGCGCGGTGCACGGGGTCGCCGATTTCTCGAAGATCGAGGTCTGAGACCGCGTTAGAAATCCCGTTCGTGTCGAGCGAAGACGAGACACCGTGAAGGCACGAACGACAGATGGGCATCTCGACTTCGCTCGATGCGAACGGATTTGAGAAGCCTTGAAAATGACAAAGCAAAACTGATTCGACCAACCGGGACTGCATAACTATTCCCCCGCCAACCTCCTCCCCGGGGCAGCAGGAGCATATGATGACGACGCCTACCCAGACCAACATGGTGCATTTGTTCGGCGGCGCGGCCACCACGGCCGAGCGTTCGAAGGAATTGCTGGGCGGCAAGGGCTCGAACCTTGCCGAAATGGCCTCGATCGGGCTGCCGGTTCCGCCGGGCTTTACGATCACCACCGACGTCTGCACCGCCTATTACGCTAATGGCGAACAGTTCCCGGCGGGGCTCGCCGAAGAGGTTGCGGCCGGTATCGCGCATATCGAGGGCATCACGGGGAAGGCGTTCGGCGACGCTGCCGACCCGCTGCTCGTCTCGGTCCGTTCGGGCGCGCGCGTCTCGATGCCCGGGATGATGGACACCGTGCTCAACCTCGGGCTCAACGACCTCACCGTCGTCGGTCTTTCCGAAGCCTCGGGCGACCCGCGCTTCGCGTGGGACAGCTATCGCCGCTTCGTCCAGATGTATGCCGACGTCGTCATGGGGCTCGACCATGCCGAGTTCGAGGAAGCGCTGGAAGTCGCCAAGGAAGACAAGGGCTTCTACCTCGACACCGAGATGTCGGCCGAGGACTGGCAGGCGCTGGTCAAGACCTATCAGGCGATCGTCGAGCGCGAGACCGGCGCGCCCTTCCCGCAGGAACCCAGGGACCAGCTGTGGGGCGCGGTCGGCGCGGTCTTCGCCAGTTGGGAAAGCGACCGCGCAAAAGTCTATCGCCGCATCAATGCGATCCCCGGCGAATGGGGCACCGCGGTCAATGTGCAGGCGATGGTGTTCGGCAATATGGGCGACACCTCGGCAACCGGCGTGGCTTTCACGCGCGACCCCGCGACCGGCGAGCGCGCCTGGTACGGCGAATGGCTGATCAACGCACAGGGCGAGGATGTCGTCGCGGGCATCCGCACCCCGCAATATCTGACCCTCGCCGCGCGCGAAAAGGCGGGTGCCAAGCCGCTGTCGATGGAAGAGGCGATGCCCGAGACCTTCGGCGAGCTCGGCCGGGTCTTCGACACGCTCGAAACCCATTATCGCGACATGCAGGACATCGAGTTCACCGTCGAACGCGGGACTTTGTGGATGCTCCAGACGCGTTCGGGCAAGCGCACCGCCAAGGCGGCGCTCAAGATCGCGGTCGACATGGCGGGCGAGGGGCTGATCACCGAAGAGGAAGCGGTGCAGCGCGTCGACCCCGGCGCGCTCGACCAGCTGCTCCACCCGACGCTCGACCCGAAAGCCCCGCGTGACGTGCTGACGAAGGGGTTGCCCGCCAGCCCCGGCGCGGCATCGGGCAAGATCATGTTCGACGCCGACAGCGCGGAGAAAGCTGCGGGCATGGGCGAAGCGGTGATCCTCGTCCGCGTCGAAACCAGCCCCGAGGACATTCACGGCATGCACGCCGCGAGGGGCATTCTCACCGCGCGCGGCGGGATGACCAGCCACGCGGCGGTCGTCGCGCGCGGCATGGGCCGTCCTTGCGTCTCGGGGGCCGGCGGCTTGTCGATCGACGGCAATGCGCGCGTGCTGCGCGTCGCCGGGCGCGAGCTTCGCGAGGGTGATATCCTGACCCTCGACGGCTCCACCGGCGAGGTGATGGCGGGCGAGGTTCCGACCCTGCTCCCCGAACTCGTCGGTGATTTCGGCACGCTGATGGGCTGGGCCGACAAGGTGCGCCGCATGAAGGTGCGCGCGAACGCTGAGACCCCGGCCGATGCGCAGGTCGCGCGCGATTTCGGCGCCGAGGGCATCGGGCTTTGCCGCACCGAGCATATGTTCTTCGACGCCGCGCGGATTACCGCGGTGCGCGAGATGATCCTCGCCGACAGTGAGGAAGGCCGCCGCGCCGCGCTCGCCAAGCTGCTGCCCGAGCAGCGCGGCGACTTTGCCGCGATCTTCGGCGTGATGGCCGGCTTGCCGGTCACGATCCGCCTGCTCGACCCGCCGCTTCACGAGTTTCTGCCGACGCGCGAGGAGGATTTCGCCGTCGTTGCCGAGGCCGCGGGTGTCGGGATCGAGGCGCTCAAGGGGCGCGCGAACGAACTCCATGAATTCAACCCGATGCTTGGCCATCGCGGCTGCCGCTTGGGCGTGACCTATCCCGAAATCTATGAGATGCAGGCGCGCGCGATCTTCGAGGCGGCGTGCGATATCGCCGCCGAAACCGGCGCCGCGCCGATCCCCGAGGTGATGATCCCCCTCGTCGCAACGCGCCGCGAGT includes:
- the ppdK gene encoding pyruvate, phosphate dikinase; translated protein: MVHLFGGAATTAERSKELLGGKGSNLAEMASIGLPVPPGFTITTDVCTAYYANGEQFPAGLAEEVAAGIAHIEGITGKAFGDAADPLLVSVRSGARVSMPGMMDTVLNLGLNDLTVVGLSEASGDPRFAWDSYRRFVQMYADVVMGLDHAEFEEALEVAKEDKGFYLDTEMSAEDWQALVKTYQAIVERETGAPFPQEPRDQLWGAVGAVFASWESDRAKVYRRINAIPGEWGTAVNVQAMVFGNMGDTSATGVAFTRDPATGERAWYGEWLINAQGEDVVAGIRTPQYLTLAAREKAGAKPLSMEEAMPETFGELGRVFDTLETHYRDMQDIEFTVERGTLWMLQTRSGKRTAKAALKIAVDMAGEGLITEEEAVQRVDPGALDQLLHPTLDPKAPRDVLTKGLPASPGAASGKIMFDADSAEKAAGMGEAVILVRVETSPEDIHGMHAARGILTARGGMTSHAAVVARGMGRPCVSGAGGLSIDGNARVLRVAGRELREGDILTLDGSTGEVMAGEVPTLLPELVGDFGTLMGWADKVRRMKVRANAETPADAQVARDFGAEGIGLCRTEHMFFDAARITAVREMILADSEEGRRAALAKLLPEQRGDFAAIFGVMAGLPVTIRLLDPPLHEFLPTREEDFAVVAEAAGVGIEALKGRANELHEFNPMLGHRGCRLGVTYPEIYEMQARAIFEAACDIAAETGAAPIPEVMIPLVATRREFDLMKTVVDAQAKAVFAEKGREIAYLVGTMIELPRAALMAGEIAESAEFFSFGTNDLTQTTIGISRDDAGRFLTQYVDKGIFVTDPFVSLDVEGVGQLIEIAADRGRATRTGIKLGICGEHGGDAPSIHFCEKTGLDYVSASPYRVPIARLAAAQAALKKAK